The genomic window CAAGTATCCCGATCTTTCACCGGAGCTTGCCAAGGCGAAAACGGCCATGGAAGCCGGAGCCGATGCCATTATGGATCTTTCTACCGGAGGGAATATTAAATCCATCCGCAAGACCATAATTTCCGAAATCAACGTGCCTTTAGGCACGGTTCCCATCTATGAGGCGGGAGTTATGGCCCAGAACAAAAACGGCAGCGTAATAGAATTTACCGTAGATGAGCTTTTTGAAATCATAGAGGAGCAGGCAGAGCAGGGAGTGGATTTTATCACCGTTCACTGCGGCCTGACACTGGAAGGTGTTGAAAGACTCCGGTGTGAAGGCCGCATAACCGACATCGTAAGCAGGGGCGGGGCATTTATCACCGGCTGGATGATCAAAAACGAAAAGCAAAATCCTTTATATGAACATTTCGACAGGCTGCTTAAAATAGCAAAAAAATATGATGTAACCTTAAGTTTAGGAGATGGCTTAAGGCCTGGCTGCATCGCCGACGCCACAGACCGGGCTCAAATCCAGGAACTGATAACACTGGGCGAGTTGGTCCAGGAATCCTGGAAGCAGGGAGTACAGGTGATGGTCGAAGGCCCCGGCCACGTACCGCTGGATCAGATCCAGGCCAATGTCCAGCTTCAAAAAAGGATATGCCATGAAGCGCCCTTCTACGTGCTAGGGCCCCTTGTAACCGATATAGCCGCAGGCTATGACCACATAGCCGGCGCTATTGGCGGAGCTATCGCTGCTGCGGCCGGGGCTGACTTTTTATGCTATGTGACCCCTGCGGAGCACCTGGGCCTTCCAACCCAGGAGGATGTAAGAGAAGGAGTTATTGCATCGAAAATCGCCGCCCATGCAGCCGACATAGTTAAAGGAATTCCGGGAGCAAGGGAACGGGATTTAAAAATGGCCAGAGCCCGGAAAAACCTGGATTGGGAGGCACAGTTAAGTTTTGCCATAGATCCGGAAAGAGCCAGAAGTTACAGGGATTTAAAAAATCCATCGGATGTAAAGACATGTACCATGTGCGGTAAATTCTGCGCCATGGACATAGTTGCAAAATACCTGGGAAAAAGCAGGAGTGACTGTTAGGAGGAATGGTATCAAGTAAAAGCATAATCGATGCAGTAGCTTCTTCTTTAAAAAATGGAATGAAAATTTTAGAGAGGTGATAATTAAATGCTTGACAGTGTAATTAAGGT from Biomaibacter acetigenes includes these protein-coding regions:
- the thiC gene encoding phosphomethylpyrimidine synthase ThiC — encoded protein: MTQLEAAKKGIITDEMKEVARHECVSPEQIREGIASGKIVIPFNPNHKGLKPCGIGKGLSTKVNANIGTSDKYPDLSPELAKAKTAMEAGADAIMDLSTGGNIKSIRKTIISEINVPLGTVPIYEAGVMAQNKNGSVIEFTVDELFEIIEEQAEQGVDFITVHCGLTLEGVERLRCEGRITDIVSRGGAFITGWMIKNEKQNPLYEHFDRLLKIAKKYDVTLSLGDGLRPGCIADATDRAQIQELITLGELVQESWKQGVQVMVEGPGHVPLDQIQANVQLQKRICHEAPFYVLGPLVTDIAAGYDHIAGAIGGAIAAAAGADFLCYVTPAEHLGLPTQEDVREGVIASKIAAHAADIVKGIPGARERDLKMARARKNLDWEAQLSFAIDPERARSYRDLKNPSDVKTCTMCGKFCAMDIVAKYLGKSRSDC